In Ovis aries strain OAR_USU_Benz2616 breed Rambouillet chromosome 8, ARS-UI_Ramb_v3.0, whole genome shotgun sequence, a single window of DNA contains:
- the RSPH4A gene encoding radial spoke head protein 4 homolog A isoform X2 — translation MEDFIPVNQKTEHQEHGDTGRPWEETVTTSQDPELGLSEALELEQGPETGLQTRSSPPRMPLSGARMPDRPADDLVGPRSSFPSSSSQELPSTLSPLALARQDFMAPWQSDKTTSVISEAETPHFGHLEQLSDKGGSTPHQTCQSKGNNFHQSQQTKYPLYELRDVSDHTSKQKELRFDIFQEDDSNSNYHLDQPESGASEVAPSVLEIAVQNTKAYLLKTSSKSGLNLYDHLSEMLTKVLDKRPENAVDIIENISQDVKMEHFSKKLDTLQNENEMLPTYEMAEKQKTLFLQGNLEGADQELEDEIAEHALPNIMESAFYFEQAGVGLGTDETYRIFLALKQLTDTHPIQKCRFWGKILGLEMNYIVAEVEFREGEDEEEVEEEDVPEERDNGDSEADEDDADELPRPFYKAPQAIPKEESRTGANKYVYFVCNEPGRPWVKLPAVTPAQIVIARKIKKFFTGRLDTPIISYPPFPGNESNYLRAQIARISAGTHVSPLGFYHFGEEEGEEEEEIESGRDSFEENPDFEGIQVIDLVESLSNWVHHVQHILPQRSRIHRLGQHGYPQISFLNMRLQSLDPTFGLEHTPFPMAKSLKIST, via the exons ATGGAAGATTTCATCCCCGTCAACCAAAAAACAGAACACCAAGAACATGGGGATACAGGGCGGCCGTGGGAAGAAACGGTAACTACTTCCCAAGATCCTGAGCTTGGGTTATCCGAAGCCCTAGAGTTGGAGCAGGGGCCAGAAACTGGACTCCAGACCAGGAGCAGCCCTCCTAGAATGCCCCTCTCTGGAGCCAGAATGCCGGATCGACCTGCGGATGACCTCGTAGGACCACGCTCATCATTTCCATCTTCCTCATCTCAGGAGCTCCCTTCCACTCTTTCTCCCCTGGCTCTGGCCAGGCAGGACTTTATGGCACCATGGCAGTCAGACAAGACCACTAGTGTTATTTCTGAAGCTGAGACACCTCATTTTGGCCATTTGGAACAATTATCTGATAAAGGTGGATCAACTCCTCATCAAACATGTCAGTCAAAGGGAAACAACTTTCATCAGTCTCAGCAAACTAAATATCCCCTGTATGAACTGAGGGATGTGAGCGACCACACCTCTAAACAGAAAGAGCTGAGATTTGACATTTTTCAAGAAGACGACTCAAACAGTAACTATCATCTAGATCAGCCTGAGTCTGGGGCTTCTGAAGTGGCCCCCAGCGTGCTTGAGATTGCCGTTCAAAATACTAAGGCTTACCTACTGAAGACCAGTAGCAAGTCGGGCTTAAATCT ATATGATCATCTTTCTGAAATGCTGACCAAGGTCTTAGATAAGCGTCCTGAAAATGCTGTGGACATCATTGAAAATATTAGCCAAGATGTCAAGATGGAACATTTTAGTAAAAAATTAGATACACTCCAAAATGAGAATGAGATGCTTCCAACCTATGAAAtggcagagaaacagaaaactctTTTTCTTCAGGGAAATTTAGAAGGAGCTGACCAAGAACTGGAAGATGAAATA GCAGAACATGCTCTTCCAAACATAATGGaatcagctttttattttgaacaaGCTGGAGTTGGTTTGGGCACAGATGAGACTTACCGCATATTTCTTGCCCTCAAGCAGCTTACTGACACCCACCCAATCCAAAAATGTCGTTTCTGGGGCAAGATCTTAGGACTGGAAATGAATTATATTGTAGCTGAAGTGGAATTCCGTGAGGGAGAAGATGAAgaggaggtggaagaggaagaCGTACCTGAAGAGAGGGACAATGGAGACAGTGAAGCTGATGAAGATGATGCAGATGAATTACCAAGGCCCTTTTACAAGGCCCCACAGGCTATTccaaaagaagaaagcagaacaGGTGCCAACAAATATGTCTATTTTGTTTGCAATGAACCAGGAAGACCATGGGTGAAGTTACCAGCAGTGACACCTGCGCAAATCGTTATTGCAAGAAAAATCAAGAAGTTTTTCACTGGGCGATTGGATACTCCCATTATAAGCTACCCACCCTTCCCAGGAAATGAGAGTAATTACTTACGAGCACAAATTGCCAGAATTTCAGCAGGGACCCATGTCAGCCCTCTAGGATTCTATCATTTTggtgaggaagaaggagaagaggaagaagaaatagaaagtggGCGAGATAGCTTTGAAGAAAACCCTGATTTTGAAGGCATCCAAGTGATTGATCTGGTGGAATCCCTATCCAATTGGGTTCATCATGTACAACATATCCTCCCTCAG AGATCCAGAATACATCGCCTTGGACAACACGGTTATCCTCAAATCTCATTCCTCAATATGCGATTGCAGTCCTTAGATCCAACCTTTGGCCTGGAGCATACGCCTTTTCCAATGGCAA aaagTTTGAAAATTTCTACATAG
- the RSPH4A gene encoding radial spoke head protein 4 homolog A isoform X1 has protein sequence MEDFIPVNQKTEHQEHGDTGRPWEETVTTSQDPELGLSEALELEQGPETGLQTRSSPPRMPLSGARMPDRPADDLVGPRSSFPSSSSQELPSTLSPLALARQDFMAPWQSDKTTSVISEAETPHFGHLEQLSDKGGSTPHQTCQSKGNNFHQSQQTKYPLYELRDVSDHTSKQKELRFDIFQEDDSNSNYHLDQPESGASEVAPSVLEIAVQNTKAYLLKTSSKSGLNLYDHLSEMLTKVLDKRPENAVDIIENISQDVKMEHFSKKLDTLQNENEMLPTYEMAEKQKTLFLQGNLEGADQELEDEIAEHALPNIMESAFYFEQAGVGLGTDETYRIFLALKQLTDTHPIQKCRFWGKILGLEMNYIVAEVEFREGEDEEEVEEEDVPEERDNGDSEADEDDADELPRPFYKAPQAIPKEESRTGANKYVYFVCNEPGRPWVKLPAVTPAQIVIARKIKKFFTGRLDTPIISYPPFPGNESNYLRAQIARISAGTHVSPLGFYHFGEEEGEEEEEIESGRDSFEENPDFEGIQVIDLVESLSNWVHHVQHILPQGRCNWFNPIQKSEEEEEEEDEEKEEEKGEELDDIEQEVGPPLLTPISEDLEIQNTSPWTTRLSSNLIPQYAIAVLRSNLWPGAYAFSNGKKFENFYIGWGHKYSPDSYTPPVPPAVYQEYPSGPEITEMDDPTVEEEQAFRAAQEAAANSTEENEETEEEEDDYD, from the exons ATGGAAGATTTCATCCCCGTCAACCAAAAAACAGAACACCAAGAACATGGGGATACAGGGCGGCCGTGGGAAGAAACGGTAACTACTTCCCAAGATCCTGAGCTTGGGTTATCCGAAGCCCTAGAGTTGGAGCAGGGGCCAGAAACTGGACTCCAGACCAGGAGCAGCCCTCCTAGAATGCCCCTCTCTGGAGCCAGAATGCCGGATCGACCTGCGGATGACCTCGTAGGACCACGCTCATCATTTCCATCTTCCTCATCTCAGGAGCTCCCTTCCACTCTTTCTCCCCTGGCTCTGGCCAGGCAGGACTTTATGGCACCATGGCAGTCAGACAAGACCACTAGTGTTATTTCTGAAGCTGAGACACCTCATTTTGGCCATTTGGAACAATTATCTGATAAAGGTGGATCAACTCCTCATCAAACATGTCAGTCAAAGGGAAACAACTTTCATCAGTCTCAGCAAACTAAATATCCCCTGTATGAACTGAGGGATGTGAGCGACCACACCTCTAAACAGAAAGAGCTGAGATTTGACATTTTTCAAGAAGACGACTCAAACAGTAACTATCATCTAGATCAGCCTGAGTCTGGGGCTTCTGAAGTGGCCCCCAGCGTGCTTGAGATTGCCGTTCAAAATACTAAGGCTTACCTACTGAAGACCAGTAGCAAGTCGGGCTTAAATCT ATATGATCATCTTTCTGAAATGCTGACCAAGGTCTTAGATAAGCGTCCTGAAAATGCTGTGGACATCATTGAAAATATTAGCCAAGATGTCAAGATGGAACATTTTAGTAAAAAATTAGATACACTCCAAAATGAGAATGAGATGCTTCCAACCTATGAAAtggcagagaaacagaaaactctTTTTCTTCAGGGAAATTTAGAAGGAGCTGACCAAGAACTGGAAGATGAAATA GCAGAACATGCTCTTCCAAACATAATGGaatcagctttttattttgaacaaGCTGGAGTTGGTTTGGGCACAGATGAGACTTACCGCATATTTCTTGCCCTCAAGCAGCTTACTGACACCCACCCAATCCAAAAATGTCGTTTCTGGGGCAAGATCTTAGGACTGGAAATGAATTATATTGTAGCTGAAGTGGAATTCCGTGAGGGAGAAGATGAAgaggaggtggaagaggaagaCGTACCTGAAGAGAGGGACAATGGAGACAGTGAAGCTGATGAAGATGATGCAGATGAATTACCAAGGCCCTTTTACAAGGCCCCACAGGCTATTccaaaagaagaaagcagaacaGGTGCCAACAAATATGTCTATTTTGTTTGCAATGAACCAGGAAGACCATGGGTGAAGTTACCAGCAGTGACACCTGCGCAAATCGTTATTGCAAGAAAAATCAAGAAGTTTTTCACTGGGCGATTGGATACTCCCATTATAAGCTACCCACCCTTCCCAGGAAATGAGAGTAATTACTTACGAGCACAAATTGCCAGAATTTCAGCAGGGACCCATGTCAGCCCTCTAGGATTCTATCATTTTggtgaggaagaaggagaagaggaagaagaaatagaaagtggGCGAGATAGCTTTGAAGAAAACCCTGATTTTGAAGGCATCCAAGTGATTGATCTGGTGGAATCCCTATCCAATTGGGTTCATCATGTACAACATATCCTCCCTCAG gGTCGGTGTAATTGGTTCAACCCCATACAAAAaagtgaggaagaagaggaagaagaagatgaagaaaaagaagaagaaaaaggagaagagctTGATGACATAGAACAGGAAGTGGGGCCTCCACTCTTGACACCAATCTCTGAAGATTTAG AGATCCAGAATACATCGCCTTGGACAACACGGTTATCCTCAAATCTCATTCCTCAATATGCGATTGCAGTCCTTAGATCCAACCTTTGGCCTGGAGCATACGCCTTTTCCAATGGCAA aaagTTTGAAAATTTCTACATAGGCTGGGGTCATAAATACAGTCCAGACAGCTATACACCTCCAGTTCCCCCAGCTGTTTATCAAGAGTACCCCAGTGGACCAGAAATTACGGAAATGGATGATCCTACTGTGGAGGAGGAGCAGGCCTTCAGGGCTGCACAAGAAGCAGCAGCAAATTCAACAGAGgagaatgaagaaactgaggaagaggaagatgatTATGACTAA